One window of the Equus caballus isolate H_3958 breed thoroughbred chromosome 2, TB-T2T, whole genome shotgun sequence genome contains the following:
- the LOC100068208 gene encoding tripartite motif-containing protein 75-like: MAVEAALAGLQAEANCPICLDYLRDPVTIECGHNFCRSCIQQSWEDRWDMFPCPVCRHPCQQRHFRSNAQLGRMIDVTKLLHITRNKKKRQEERRLCEKHNQVLTLFCEEDLEVLCALCTQPPDHQGHQVRPLEEAASHHRQRLSSYIEPLKKQVADVQKLISIQSKKPLELREKVQNQRRKLASEFEHLNRSIAREQEAVLARLAEEERDIHRKLSANITACSDHISTLRGLLKEVAERCAMSEVRLLTDIRSILHRCERLDPPAPYSIQLRKEGCSLPPQYSALRKIIQKFKEEVTLDPETAHPNLLVSEDKKAVTFVRKKQRVPRNPKRFTVDPVVLGSEGFDCGRHYWEVQVDDKPAWAVGVCTDSLSRKGKRPPSGHSRRWTIQLQNGDYVAQGAVPVPLVLKEKPRGVGIYLDCELGNISFYSLNDRSHIHSFMDAFSEVLKPYFCIGRDSQPVMVCAARDYEG, encoded by the coding sequence ATGGCGGTCGAAGCAGCCCTGGCGGGACTCCAGGCAGAAGCCAACTGTCCCATCTGTCTGGATTATCTGAGAGACCCCGTCACCATCGAATGTGGCCACAACTTCTGTCGATCTTGCATCCAACAGTCCTGGGAAGACCGCTGGGACATGTTCCCTTGCCCGGTCTGCCGTCACCCGTGCCAACAGAGGCACTTCAGGAGCAACGCGCAGCTGGGAAGGATGATCGACGTCACCAAGCTCCTCCACATCACCAGGAACAagaagaagaggcaggaagagaggcGCTTGTGCGAGAAGCACAACCAGGTCCTGACCCTCTTCTGTGAGGAGGACCTGGAGGTGTTGTGTGCCCTGTGCACTCAGCCCCCTGACCACCAGGGCCACCAGGTGAGGCCCCTGGAGGAGGCTGCCTCTCATCACAGGCAGAGACTCAGCAGTTACATCGAGCCCCTGAAGAAGCAGGTGGCAGATGTTCAGAAATTAATAAGCATTCAAAGCAAAAAGCCCTTGGAACTGAGAGAGAAGGTGCAAAATCAGAGACGGAAATTAGCCTCTGAGTTTGAGCACCTGAACCGGTCTATAGCACGTGAGCAAGAGGCGGTTCTGGCAAGGCTGGCTGAGGAAGAGAGGGACATTCACCGGAAACTCAGTGCAAACATTACCGCATGTTCAGACCACATTTCCACCCTCAGAGGCCTACTGAAGGAGGTGGCAGAGAGGTGCGCGATGTCTGAGGTGAGACTGCTGACTGACATCAGGAGCATCCTCCACAGGTGCGAGCGCCTGGACCCCCCAGCTCCCTACTCGATCCAGTTAAGGAAAGAGGGGTGCAGCCTCCCTCCGCAGTATTCGGCTCTGCGGAAAATTATTCAGAAATTTAAAGAAGAAGTTACTCTGGATCCTGAAACAGCACATCCTAATCTGCTTGTCTCTGAGGACAAAAAGGCTGTGACATTTGTGAGGAAAAAGCAAAGAGTTCCTcgcaatccaaagagatttacaGTGGATCCAGTTGTCCTGGGTTCTGAAGGGTTCGACTGTGGCCGACATTACTGGGAGGTCCAGGTGGATGACAAGCCTGCGTGGGCCGTGGGGGTTTGTACAGATTCCCTTTCCAGAAAGGGAAAGCGGCCCCCTTCAGGACACAGCAGACGCTGGACAATTCAGCTGCAGAATGGTGACTATGTGGCACAAGGCGCTGTTCCTGTCCCTCTTGTGCTGAAGGAAAAGCCCAGAGGGGTTGGCATTTATCTGGACTGTGAGTTGGGTAACATTTCATTTTACAGTTTGAATGACAGGTCTCACATCCATTCTTTCATGGATGCATTTTCTGAAGTGCTAAAGCCTTACTTCTGTATCGGACGTGACTCTCAACCTGTGATGGTCTGTGCAGCGAGAGATTATGAAGGATGA